In Acidimicrobiales bacterium, the DNA window GGGCCCGGCCCACCTGGCCGGCGCCGCGCTGCGGGAGTCGTGGCGCGTGGAGGAGATCGAGCTCGTGTCCTCCACCCTGGGGCCGGGCGGCTCGACCTACACCGTCCTGGCGAGGGTCCCGCTGGCGCCCGCCTGAGCCGGGGAAATCCGTCCCCCACCGAACAGGTGTTCGCAACTACACTGCTGTGAGTCACGAGGGATGTCACACCCCGTTCGTAGGGTCGGCCCGGTCGGAGCGGACGTAGCCGGATCACACAAGCGAAGAGAGGCATCGGGAATATGGAACGCGACAAGGCGCTCGACATGGCGCTGAGCCAGATCGAAAAGCAGTTCGGCAAGGGCTCCGTCATGCGGATGGGCGAGAACCTCAACATGGGGATCGAGTCGATCCCCACCGGGGCGATGGCGCTCGACATGGCGCTGGGCATCGGCGGCCTCCCGCGTGGTCGCATCGTGGAGGTCTACGGTCCCGAGTCGTCGGGGAAGTCGACCCTCGCCATGCACGTCGTGGCCGAGGCGCAGCGCAACGGCGGGATCTGCGCCTACATCGACGCCGAGCACGCCATGGACCCGGTGTACGCCGGCGCCATCGGCGTCAACGTGGACGACCTGCTCATCTCCCAGCCCGACACCGGGGAGCAGGCCCTCGAGATCGCCGACATGCTGATCCGTTCCGGTGCGCTCGACGTCCTCGTCATCGACTCGGTGGCGGCCCTCACCCCACGGGCGGAGATCGAGGGGGAGATGGGCGACAGCCACGTCGGGCTCCAGGCCCGGCTGATGTCCCAGGCGTTGCGCAAGCTCACGGGCACGTTGTCCAAGTCGGACACCATCGCCATCTTCATCAACCAGCTGCGCGAGAAGATCGGTGTGATGTACGGCTCACCCGAGGTCACCCCGGGCGGCCGTGCGCTCAAGTTCTACGCCTCGGTGCGCCTCGACATCCGCCGTATCGAGCAGATCAAGGACGGCGCGGAGGTCATCGGCAGCCGCACGCGGGTGAAGGTCGTCAAGAACAAGTGCTCCAGCCCGTTCAAACAAGCCGAGTTCGACATCATGTACGGCAAGGGGATCAGCCGCGAGGGCTCGCTCCTCGACGTCGGCGTCGAGCTCGGCTTCATCAAGAAGTCCGGGGCGTGGTTCACCTACGAGGGTGAGCAGCTCGGCCAAGGGCGCGAGAACGCCAAGCAGTTCCTCCTCGAGACGCCCGAGCTGATGATCGAGATCAACGAGCGCATCCGGTCGCAGCTCGCCGGCACCGTGGTGCCGGTCGGCACCACGGTCGGTGCCATCGAAGGCGACGACGTCCCGATCACGTTGAAGGACTGACGGGGCGTCCCGGGTCGTCGGGACCGCACGCGGGCCGGGTCGCCGTCGGGCGGTCCGGCCCGTGGCGCGTCCGGCGGTCCTCTCAGCGGTGTGTCGTGGTCGTGGTGGCGCCCGGTGACGTCGTGGTGACCGGGATCGCCGACGGCACGATCTCGACCCAGGTGGGACCGGGCCGCAGTGCGATGGTCGAGCCGTCGGCCGCCGTCAGGGTGGTGGGGTCGCTCGACGACGCCCGCCGCCAGGTTCCGGTGACGGCGACCCCGTCGCGCAGGACGGTGAGCGGACCGCTGCCGATCAGCTGCGACTGCACCTCGAGGCCCCCGACGTCGTTCTCGAGCCACGGGCCGTACGTGACGTGCACCGTCTGGATGACGATGTTCGACGTGGCGATCTGCCCGCCGCCGGCCACGGTGGCGTTGGTGCCCCGGTACGACAGCAGCCACTGCCCGCTCGCCGCGTTCCATGTCCACAGGGTGTCGTTGGTGGAGGCGA includes these proteins:
- the recA gene encoding recombinase RecA; this encodes MERDKALDMALSQIEKQFGKGSVMRMGENLNMGIESIPTGAMALDMALGIGGLPRGRIVEVYGPESSGKSTLAMHVVAEAQRNGGICAYIDAEHAMDPVYAGAIGVNVDDLLISQPDTGEQALEIADMLIRSGALDVLVIDSVAALTPRAEIEGEMGDSHVGLQARLMSQALRKLTGTLSKSDTIAIFINQLREKIGVMYGSPEVTPGGRALKFYASVRLDIRRIEQIKDGAEVIGSRTRVKVVKNKCSSPFKQAEFDIMYGKGISREGSLLDVGVELGFIKKSGAWFTYEGEQLGQGRENAKQFLLETPELMIEINERIRSQLAGTVVPVGTTVGAIEGDDVPITLKD